The nucleotide window CGTGGAGCGTATCGCAGAAGAAAAGCAAGAAGTGCAGGCGGTCATTACTTCGCCGACACGTGAGCTGGCACAACAGATTTTTGATGCATTAAACCAGTTGATTGAAGGAACAGAAATTTCAGCTAAACTATTTATCGGTGGTACGGACAAACAGCGTTCAATCGACCGTTTAAAAACACAGCCGCAAATCGTTGTAGGTACACCTGGCCGTATTAAAGATTTAGTAAAAGAAAATGCATTGCTCGTGCACACGGCACCGATTTTAGTTGTCGATGAAGCAGATCTGGCATTCGACATGGGCTTCATTGAAGATATTGACGGCTTTGCATCGCATATGCCTGAAAAGCTTGAAATGTTCGTGTTCTCAGCGACAATTCCGGAAAAATTAAAACCATTTTTAAAGAAATACATGGATTCACCAGTCCATATTCATATGAATGACAAGCGCCCGGTAGCGGAAGGCATTGATTTTGTATTAGTACCTGTACGTTCGAAAGCGCGCAATACACGGTTACTTGAAGTAATTAAAGGAATCAATCCATTCCTTGCCGTTATTTTCTGTAACACACGTAAAAATGCAGAAGCTGTAGCAGGCTTTTTAGCAGAACAAGGTATCCGTGCAGGACAAATCCACGGCGATTTAAGTCCTCGTGACCGTAAAAAAATGATGAAGCAAGTACGTGATCTTGAGTTCCAATATATTGTAGCAACAGATTTAGCTGCGCGTGGTATTGATATTCAAGGGATTTCGCATGTCATCAACTACGAAATTCCGGAAGATCTGGAGTTCTTCATTCACCGTGTTGGCCGTACAGCACGTGCCGGTTCAAAAGGAACAGCGATTACACTGTACCAGCCGGAAGATGAAGATGCAGTTGTACGCATCGAAAAAATGGGCATTCCATTTGTACAAAAAGATATTAAAAATGGCGAATGGTCAGATTTAAAAGACCGTCACCAGCGTGCAAACCGTAAAGGTGAGCGTAAAGAAGATGAAATCGACGCAAAAGCCAAAGCCCTAGTACGTAAGCCGAAGAAAGTTAAACCAGGCTATAAACGTAATATGAAATGGGAAATGGAAAAAGTGAAAAAACGCGAACGCCGAATTAAAGCGCGCCGCAATAATAGATAATTTTGCAAAGGGCTGCATAGAAGATATTTCTACGCAGCCTGTTTGTTCGTTAAATGGAGGAAAGTAAAATGTTATTAGGTTCACATGTTTCAATGAGCGGAAAGAAAATGCTGCTAGGTGCCAGTGAAGAAGCATTAAGCTATGGTGCCAATACTTTTATGATCTATACAGGTGCACCCCAAAATACGCGCAGAAAACCGATTGAAGATTTAAATATTATGAAGGGCCTGCTCCATATGAAAGAGAACGGCCTTTCCAATATTGTTGTTCATGCACCTTACATTATTAATTTAGGGAATACGACAAAGCCGGAAACTTTTGAGCTTGGCGTAAACTTTTTGCAGGAAGAGATTAAACGTACCGCTGCATTGGAAGCTACACAGATCGTGCTGCACCCCGGTGCCCATGTCGGTGCAGGCGTTGATGCGGGTATTGAACGGATTGTAGAAGGACTAAATGAAGTGCTGACACAGGACTACCCTGTACAGATTGCACTTGAAACAATGGCAGGCAAAGGTACTGAAATCGGTCGTACATTTGAAGAATTGGCACGTATTATCGATGGCGTGACAAACAATGAACGCCTGTCAATTTGTATGGACACTTGCCATATTCATGATGCCGGCTACGATGTTGTGAATGACTTTGACGGTGTGTTAAATGAATTCGACAAAATTATCGGGTTGGACCGTTTAAAAGTACTGCATATCAATGATTCGAAAAATGTGTGTGGTGCTGGTAAAGACCGACATGAAAATATCGGTTTTGGCGAAATCGGTTTTGAGGCGATGCACTATATTGTCCATCATCCACAGTTAATGCATTTACCGAAAATATTGGAAACACCATTTGTCGGCCCGGATGCAAAAAACAAAAAAGCGCCGTATTTACACGAAATTGCGATGCTTCGCAATAGTGAATTCCAGCCAGCATTAATTGATGCATTACGCGAATAATAATAAGAAGAAAACATACTTGGCATAAATTTGATGCAAAGTATGTTTTTTTGCGTTTTTTATGACATAATTTGTTATAATAAAGTTAACTGTAAATTAGCAATATTCAAAAGGAGGAATCTGTTGGTGAAGAAAATATTCCAGCTCGTCATTTTATTTGCACTATTCTTTACGTTGCCTATTCAAAGTTTCGCATCGGTCAATGGTGCAATAACAACACATTTAGGGAAAAGTAATGCCGCGGTGACGATACGTGACGCGGAAAGCGGAAAAATCGTCTATTCGCAAAACGGGGACAAGCTGATGCGACCGGCTTCGAATATGAAATTAGTGTCTGGTGCTGCCGCTTTGTCGATTTTAGGTGAGGACTACCGTTTTAAAACGGATTTATATATCGACGGTATTATTGTCAACGATACGTTGAATGGAAATGTGTACATAAAGGGCAGCGGCGATCCGACGTTGAAAAAAGACGACTTTTTGGAATTTGCCAAAGTATTGAAGCGTAATGGGATACGCACGATCAACGGTCACTTGATCGGGGACGATACTGCATTTTCCGGCAGTACATTACCACCGGGTGTTCTAAAGTCCGATGAGACGTATTACTTCGGGGCACGTACTTCTGCAATCACAATGTCACAAAACAATGACTTTGATGCAAGTACGGTCATTATTACAGCCAAGCCAGGTAAAGTCGGGGCCAAACCGAGCTATTCGATCGAGCCGAATTTAAGCGGTATGGTCATATCCAATCAGGCCAAAACAGTGAAAAAAGGAAGTCGTAATACGATAGCGATCAAGCGTGCCTACAACACGAACCGCATCGTTATTTCCGGGAATCTTCCACAAGGGAGCAGCAAGAAGGAATGGGTAACATTGCAGGACCCGTCGAAAAATACAATGCAGGCGATTAAACAGACGCTGCAAGGGACTGGTCTTAAATTTGTGAAGAGTTCGAAAGTGGAATTAGGCAAAGTTCCGAATAAGGCAACATTGCTCTATACAAATGAATCACGTACATTGGCAGCCATTTTCCCAGCATTCATGAAGCTGAGCAATAACAGTATTGCCGATATTCTTGTAAAAGCGATGGGTAAAGAGGAACTTGGCGAAGGCAGTACAAATAAAGGTGTCACATTACTGAAGAAATACAGTGCATCACTCAATATTCCTGTTACAAACTGGCGTTTTGCAGATGGATCGGGGCTGTCCAATTCAAACCGTGTCACATCGAACGGTCTTTCACAGCTTTTATTCAAAGTACAAAAAGAACCGTATTTCGATACATTTTTTGATTCGTTGCCAGTCGCCGGCAATAAAGAGCGAATGGTCGGCGGAACATTAAAAAGCCGTTTAACAAACAGTGCGCTGCATAATAGAATTTTTGCAAAAACGGGCTATATCCCAAATGTATATACGTTATCAGGATATATGAAAGGCCAAAGCGGTAAGCAATATATTTTCTCGATTTTACTGGAAAATAAATCGAGTGGGACAGTATATATCGACCGTGCAATGGCAGCACTTGTAAAAAACTTATAGAGGGGCAAAACAGATGGAGAAATTATTATTAACAGGATTTGAACCGTTTTTAGCAAATCCGATCAACCCTACAATGGAAATCGTGCAGGCCTTAAACGGAAAATCAGTCGGTCAGTTCGAAATTGTCGGCCATGTATTATCTGTGGATTTTGCAAAAGCACCGGAACAGTTTATGGCACTGGTTGAAGAAGTAAAGCCGACGATGATCGTTTCATTAGGATTGGCGGCAGGAATCACGAAAATTTCTCCGGAACGCGTTGCATTGAATGTAAAAGACGGGGAAAAGGACAATGCGGGAAATGCATTTGAAGATGCACCGATTAAAGAGGACGGGGATGTGGCATATTTGTCGACATTGCCGATCCGGAAAATTGTCAACCGCTTGAATTCAGCAGGTTATCCGACAGCAATATCGAATTCGGCAGGTACGTATTTATGCAATAATATTATGTATGAAGGCTTATACTATGCTGCAAAGAATGAAGCAATCCGTGCTGCAGGTTTCATCCATATTCCTGCATCATTCGAGCTGGCGATCGAGCACGGCCGAATTCCCGGCTGGTCTATGCGCGATTTGACAGCCGCCATTGAACTCGCACTCGAGGTATGTGTTAAAAATGTGGAGCTGGCAGGGAAAGTATAATATTTTAAATGAATACACATGTATGAAGGAAGCAACAATTTATTTGTTGCTTTTTTTTTTTGAAACTTTTCCTTACTTTTTCCGTCTGTACGTTGCTAAACAAAAGAAAAGGAGCGATACACGTTGAAAAAAGCACTATTTACATTAATGATCACACTGTTCGTTCTGATGATTACGACAAATTCGGTTCAAGCATCAGAACAAAAGTCTTTTGGCGATGTCACATATAAAATTGTTACACTTGAAAATGGTAAACAAGAGGTACATATTACGGGATTGACGACACATAAAAACAGCATTGTTATTCCTGAAAAAATTGAAGGGCTGCCCGTTGTTGAGTTAGTCGATCAAGCACTTTATATGGATCGATCAGATTATGCTTCCGATGGGACATATTCCGAATGGGATCTGCCGGGCTATAAAGATCTCTTCATTACTGATATAAAATTACCGAAAACACTTAAGCGGATAGGCGATCGAGCACTTGCTAACCATATGATTGAGAAAATTTCCCTGCCGGAAGGACTGGAGGAGATCGGGTACATGGCATTCGCCAGCAATGATCTGACAACAATTGCTGTTCCGAAGTCTGTGAAAAAAATAGGCGGCAATATCGTGAAGGGCAATCCAATTAAAACCTATTCAGTACCGCCTTCATTTGAAAAATCTGAAAGTAAAAAATCAGGGAACTTTCTTTACGAAAAGTTTTCGCGTAATGGAAAAACAGAAATTCGAATAACGGGACATGCATTTAAAAAAGCCCAAACGAAAATAACTGTACCAAGTCAAATAGGCGGATTCCCTGTGACAGAGATCGGCGATTATGCATTTGCCCATGAGAGCAGCGTACTAGGTCATGATACAGGCTATTCACCACAATTTTTTAAAGAAGTAGTGCTGCCGGAAACGATTCGTGTTATTGGGGACCATGCCCTGTCAGGAGTATATTACGACAATAATAATCGGGATTTTACATTACCGCGTGATTTAGAAGTAATTGGAGATTATGCATTTAAGGATAACTTCATTACGAATAAAGGAAAGAATTTAAAATTGCCGGCAAAACTGAAAAGTATCGGGAAAGCTGCTTTTCAGGGGAACAGATTAAAGGCTGTAACCATTCCATCTACTGTTGCATCAATCGGCAAGTATGCATTTGAAAACAATAGTCTGACGGACGTAACAGTCGGCAGCAATGTAAAAGATATTGCGGCAGGCGCATTTCGCGGGAACGAGATTTCATCCCTGACATTACCGAAACAGTTGGATTCAATTGGAGCAGAGGCTTTTGCTTATAACAAATTACGCAGATTAATTTTACCGTCATCGGTCGAATCGATTGGGGATTTTGCATTCACCTATAATGTATTGGAGGATGTCGCTCTGCCGGCCGGTCTTCAGTCAATTGGCGATGGGGCATTTATAGAAAATAAGCTGACCGTCTTAAAAGTACCGGGCGAAGTGAAAAACCTGCCATTTAATGTGATCGCAGAGAATCCGCTGCAGGCGATTATATTACAAGGATCTTCTACGAAAGTATTATCTTATACGGCAACGAGAAGAATTTATGAAATGAAATACTATAATGTGATGGAAAAGTTGGATAATGTGTATGTGGATAAAAATTTCAAGGAGATTTGGTCAAATTGGGATAAGGTCAATTCCGAGCCTGGAATTTTATATGTAACGTGGAAGGGGAAAGAGCCTGTCGTTTATGAAGGGGATATTGATGTACCGGTTGATGAGAAACAAGAGATTCCAAATGGGGAACAACCTGTAACGGAAAAGCCTGTTCCATCCAATCGCTCATTTTCGGATACAGAAAACCACTGGGCCAAAGATACAATTGCCGATTTTGTGGCAAGAGGAATTATATCCGGTTATCCCGACGGTACATTCCGTCCGAATGCTCCGATGCAGCGCAAACATGTGGCGAGTATTTTAGTGAAGGTGTATGACTTGAAACCGGCTCTGGCACCTGTTGAGTTTAAGGATGTAACATCAAATCATCCAAACCAGGAGGCTATTTCCAAGTTGCAACAAGCTGGGGTAATTCACGGTTCAGATGGTCTATTTCGACCGAATGAAACATTGACGCGCGGTCAAATGGCAAAAATTTTGGTGCTGGCATCAAACTTTACTCCCGGCGGCCAAAAAAATTTCCCAGACGTTCCGCGTACCTACTGGGCGCATGATTATATTGCTGCACTTGCCGACCTTAATATTGTGGGGGGAAGTAACGGTCAATTTAATCCGAACGGCGCTGTTACACGCGGTCAGTTTGTAGGAATGCTGGATAAAACATTGAAAGTAATGGAAAATAAACAATAAGAATAAAACAAAAAATCAGCCGGGTTACGGCTGATTTTTTTTACAGAAACGATCTTGAACTACATTCCGACGAGTTTCATCAATTTTTTGTAGCGTTTATCCCCAAGCAGCTTATGCACTTTTTTTTGCACTTCTTTAGGAATGCCGGTAAGAGCCCAGCTGATATTGGCATGCCTCAAAATTTTCTGCAGCTTCTGAACTTCTTCGAGGCTCAGTTCCAGCCCCTGCTGTTTTGCAAAATCCTTTAACTCGCTGTCATTCATTCCTTTTAAGTTCTCAAACCATTGCAGTACCTGAATTGTCTTCATCCTTTCAAGCTTATTCCCTTTACATGAACAAAAAACTGCATTATACTAACATGATGTAAATCGTAATGATTTTGAATTAGAAAGAAGCGAACGAAATGAAAAAACCATTGATTGAATTGAAGGATGTCTCCTTTCAATATGAATACACACAAGCATTGAAAAATATTTCGCTGCGTGTCAATGAAGGCGACTTTTTGGCATTGATCGGACAAAACGGTTCCGGTAAATCGACACTTTTGAAATTAATTTTAGGCCTGTTGAAGCCCGTGTCTGGGGAAATCAAATTATTTGGCCAACAGGCAAACCATTTTAAACACCGCGAATGGATCGGCTATGTTTCGCAAAAATCCAATGCCTTTAACTCGGGGTTTCCTGCCACGGTCGAAGAAGTCGTGAAAAGCGGTTTATCGCAAAAGGTCGGGCTCTTTAAACGCTATCCAAAAGATGCGGACTTTTTAGTGAAAGGTGCTCTAAAAGATGTCGGCATGGAGAAATTTCTGAAACGGAATATTGGACAGCTTTCAGGCGGGCAGCAGCAGCGTGTGTTCATCGCACGTGCTTTAGTGGCCGATCCAAAGCTCCTTATTTTGGATGAACCGACAGTCGGCATTGACCGCGAAAATGTGCAGGCATTCTATGATATGCTCGCACATTTGAATAAGCATCACAATATGACAATGATTTTAGTGACACATGATGTGGATACGGTTTCGGATCGTGTCAGTCATGTCGCATGCTTAAATCAGTCCATCCATTTCCACGGATACAAAAATGATTTTGATACGATTTCGGAAGAACAGATTGCTAGCTGGAACGGCCACTCTGTTCGAAAGATACATTAAGAGGAGCAGGCCGTTATGATTGAAGCTATATTAAACTATGAATTTTTACAAAACGCCTTTTTTTCAGGGCTTGTTATTGGCATAATTGCACCACTACTAGGTGTATTTATCGTAGTAAGACGTTTATCGCTCATTGCGGATGCACTGTCGCATGTCACACTGGCGGGGATTGCCGGGAGTCTGTACTTGAGTCAATCATTTGCAGCGCTGGCATTGCTGAACCCGATTTATTTAGGGATTATCGCATCAGTGAGCGGTTCGATTTTAATTGAACGATTACGCAGACTGTATAAACATTATGAAGAGCTTGCGATTCCGATCATTATGTCCGGCGGGATCGGTGTGAGTGCGATTTTTATTTCACTTGCAAGCGGATTTAGTACGGATCTGATGAGCTATTTATTCGGCTCGGTATCTGCTGTATCACGCCAGGATCTATATGTTGTACTGGCAATTGCGGTCGTAGTCGTATTATTTTTAATCCTGTTTTTCAAGGAGCTTTTCGTATTGTCATTCGACGAAGAATATGCGAAGGCGAGCGGTCTGCCCGCGAAATGGATTCATCTATTATTTATGATTGTTGTTGCACTCGTAATCGCAGCAAGTATGCGGATTGTCGGCATTCTGCTTGTTTCAAGCTTAATGACATTACCGGTAGCTGCAGCGATGCGTTTGGCTCGCGGATTTAAAGAAGCGATCATTTTAGCGATTGTATTTGGAGAGCTTGCGGTAGTGATCGGACTCATTTCTGCCTTTTACCTGAACTTGGCACCGGGCGGAACAATTGTTGTCACATCGATTTTGATCTTGCTGCTTGTAATTCTGATTAAAAAACTTGTATTGAAATTTTCAATTAAGACGGAAGGGGAAGAAGTACTGTGAATGCAGAGCGCGCGTGGGAAATATTAAAGGACAATGGCTATAAAAAGACGGATAAACGAGAGTTGATTTTGGATATGTTTGCAGCTACAGACAAATATTTGACTGCCCGTGATCTGTTATCAGTATTGAAAAAAGATTTCCCCGGAATGAGTTTTGATACAATTTACCGTAACTTGGCTACTTTTGTGGAGCTTGATATTTTAGAAGAGACAGAATTGAACGGTGAGCGTAATTTCCGTATGCATTGTGAGTCGGATCACCATCACCACCACTTTATTTGCCGTGATTGCGGAAATGTAAAGGAACTGTCTGTTTGCCCGATGGAAATGCTCGGTGAAAAACTGCCGGGCTATGCTGTTGAAGCCCATAAGTTTGAGATTTACGGCAAATGTCCGGAATGTTTATAGTAAACTGAAAATATATATTTGCATAATTTTTTTATTATGCTAAAGTGATTAAGACAAATTGAATAAATTTGCAGGAAAAAGATGCATGATGCATAAATGGGAATTCGGTGCAAATCCGAAGCTATATCCGTAACTGTAAGCGTAGATGAAAATAAGTGTAATACCACTGCTAAAATAGCGGGAAGGTACTTATGAGTAAAGTGAAACGCAGAGCCAGGAGACCAATCTTTTTCTTATCGTAACATCCCTCTTCGGAATTAAAGAGAATGTACGGCAGTCACTGATTGAATAAGCATTATTATGCATTATTGTTTGATTTTTGAAGCCATCCATTTTCTATGGGTGGCTTTTTTTCGTACACCCGGTAATTTCGGTGAGGCATTACATGAAGTGAGGAGAATTTTATGAAAAAGGATATCCGTTTTTCCTGCTATCCGTTCATGCGGGAAAAATCAAGCTGTGTCGACTACGAAATCCGTACCGATTCTTTAACAACCCGTATCGGTTCGGTCTTTCCAACGTTAGTCGATGATGAATCCGGTCAGCTTGTGTTGAAAGATTTAAGGAGGATTCAACCGCTAGCCTATCATGCAAATGGTTCGGTCCGCGGCAAATTGGCCATTACATCTGAGGATTTGCAATGGCTAAGCGACCGATACGATTTTTATGTAAGTGAAGTTGGAGAAGCGATTCAGCAGTTTGTACTGCCACAAGGAATCGAAAGTGCAGCAAGACTGCATATTTGCCGCAGTGAGGCGAAAAAGTCTTACAGGGCATTACATAAAGTGAGCGAGGAAAGAGAAGTGGATGAAATTCTGTTTGATTTTCTCGGGCTGCTTGCTAATGTATTTTTTGTCATGGCGGTCTATATGAATCAGCAGCATCAACAAGAGGAAATTCCATTTATCTCAAAATCCTATCCATCGAAAAAGAAAAAAGGAGTTACAACAAATGAAATTTAATAATAAATGGGTCG belongs to Solibacillus sp. FSL W7-1436 and includes:
- the dacB gene encoding D-alanyl-D-alanine carboxypeptidase/D-alanyl-D-alanine endopeptidase, translating into MKKIFQLVILFALFFTLPIQSFASVNGAITTHLGKSNAAVTIRDAESGKIVYSQNGDKLMRPASNMKLVSGAAALSILGEDYRFKTDLYIDGIIVNDTLNGNVYIKGSGDPTLKKDDFLEFAKVLKRNGIRTINGHLIGDDTAFSGSTLPPGVLKSDETYYFGARTSAITMSQNNDFDASTVIITAKPGKVGAKPSYSIEPNLSGMVISNQAKTVKKGSRNTIAIKRAYNTNRIVISGNLPQGSSKKEWVTLQDPSKNTMQAIKQTLQGTGLKFVKSSKVELGKVPNKATLLYTNESRTLAAIFPAFMKLSNNSIADILVKAMGKEELGEGSTNKGVTLLKKYSASLNIPVTNWRFADGSGLSNSNRVTSNGLSQLLFKVQKEPYFDTFFDSLPVAGNKERMVGGTLKSRLTNSALHNRIFAKTGYIPNVYTLSGYMKGQSGKQYIFSILLENKSSGTVYIDRAMAALVKNL
- a CDS encoding leucine-rich repeat protein, translating into MKKALFTLMITLFVLMITTNSVQASEQKSFGDVTYKIVTLENGKQEVHITGLTTHKNSIVIPEKIEGLPVVELVDQALYMDRSDYASDGTYSEWDLPGYKDLFITDIKLPKTLKRIGDRALANHMIEKISLPEGLEEIGYMAFASNDLTTIAVPKSVKKIGGNIVKGNPIKTYSVPPSFEKSESKKSGNFLYEKFSRNGKTEIRITGHAFKKAQTKITVPSQIGGFPVTEIGDYAFAHESSVLGHDTGYSPQFFKEVVLPETIRVIGDHALSGVYYDNNNRDFTLPRDLEVIGDYAFKDNFITNKGKNLKLPAKLKSIGKAAFQGNRLKAVTIPSTVASIGKYAFENNSLTDVTVGSNVKDIAAGAFRGNEISSLTLPKQLDSIGAEAFAYNKLRRLILPSSVESIGDFAFTYNVLEDVALPAGLQSIGDGAFIENKLTVLKVPGEVKNLPFNVIAENPLQAIILQGSSTKVLSYTATRRIYEMKYYNVMEKLDNVYVDKNFKEIWSNWDKVNSEPGILYVTWKGKEPVVYEGDIDVPVDEKQEIPNGEQPVTEKPVPSNRSFSDTENHWAKDTIADFVARGIISGYPDGTFRPNAPMQRKHVASILVKVYDLKPALAPVEFKDVTSNHPNQEAISKLQQAGVIHGSDGLFRPNETLTRGQMAKILVLASNFTPGGQKNFPDVPRTYWAHDYIAALADLNIVGGSNGQFNPNGAVTRGQFVGMLDKTLKVMENKQ
- a CDS encoding metal ABC transporter permease, with amino-acid sequence MIEAILNYEFLQNAFFSGLVIGIIAPLLGVFIVVRRLSLIADALSHVTLAGIAGSLYLSQSFAALALLNPIYLGIIASVSGSILIERLRRLYKHYEELAIPIIMSGGIGVSAIFISLASGFSTDLMSYLFGSVSAVSRQDLYVVLAIAVVVVLFLILFFKELFVLSFDEEYAKASGLPAKWIHLLFMIVVALVIAASMRIVGILLVSSLMTLPVAAAMRLARGFKEAIILAIVFGELAVVIGLISAFYLNLAPGGTIVVTSILILLLVILIKKLVLKFSIKTEGEEVL
- a CDS encoding metal ABC transporter ATP-binding protein, producing the protein MKKPLIELKDVSFQYEYTQALKNISLRVNEGDFLALIGQNGSGKSTLLKLILGLLKPVSGEIKLFGQQANHFKHREWIGYVSQKSNAFNSGFPATVEEVVKSGLSQKVGLFKRYPKDADFLVKGALKDVGMEKFLKRNIGQLSGGQQQRVFIARALVADPKLLILDEPTVGIDRENVQAFYDMLAHLNKHHNMTMILVTHDVDTVSDRVSHVACLNQSIHFHGYKNDFDTISEEQIASWNGHSVRKIH
- a CDS encoding deoxyribonuclease IV, which encodes MLLGSHVSMSGKKMLLGASEEALSYGANTFMIYTGAPQNTRRKPIEDLNIMKGLLHMKENGLSNIVVHAPYIINLGNTTKPETFELGVNFLQEEIKRTAALEATQIVLHPGAHVGAGVDAGIERIVEGLNEVLTQDYPVQIALETMAGKGTEIGRTFEELARIIDGVTNNERLSICMDTCHIHDAGYDVVNDFDGVLNEFDKIIGLDRLKVLHINDSKNVCGAGKDRHENIGFGEIGFEAMHYIVHHPQLMHLPKILETPFVGPDAKNKKAPYLHEIAMLRNSEFQPALIDALRE
- a CDS encoding pyroglutamyl-peptidase I; translation: MEKLLLTGFEPFLANPINPTMEIVQALNGKSVGQFEIVGHVLSVDFAKAPEQFMALVEEVKPTMIVSLGLAAGITKISPERVALNVKDGEKDNAGNAFEDAPIKEDGDVAYLSTLPIRKIVNRLNSAGYPTAISNSAGTYLCNNIMYEGLYYAAKNEAIRAAGFIHIPASFELAIEHGRIPGWSMRDLTAAIELALEVCVKNVELAGKV
- a CDS encoding isopropylmalate synthase — translated: MKTIQVLQWFENLKGMNDSELKDFAKQQGLELSLEEVQKLQKILRHANISWALTGIPKEVQKKVHKLLGDKRYKKLMKLVGM
- a CDS encoding Fur family transcriptional regulator, yielding MNAERAWEILKDNGYKKTDKRELILDMFAATDKYLTARDLLSVLKKDFPGMSFDTIYRNLATFVELDILEETELNGERNFRMHCESDHHHHHFICRDCGNVKELSVCPMEMLGEKLPGYAVEAHKFEIYGKCPECL
- a CDS encoding DEAD/DEAH box helicase, which produces MSKYTDYQFKPFLQDAIAKLGFTEPTPIQKEMIPLVLKGKSAIGQAHTGTGKTHSFLLPIVERIAEEKQEVQAVITSPTRELAQQIFDALNQLIEGTEISAKLFIGGTDKQRSIDRLKTQPQIVVGTPGRIKDLVKENALLVHTAPILVVDEADLAFDMGFIEDIDGFASHMPEKLEMFVFSATIPEKLKPFLKKYMDSPVHIHMNDKRPVAEGIDFVLVPVRSKARNTRLLEVIKGINPFLAVIFCNTRKNAEAVAGFLAEQGIRAGQIHGDLSPRDRKKMMKQVRDLEFQYIVATDLAARGIDIQGISHVINYEIPEDLEFFIHRVGRTARAGSKGTAITLYQPEDEDAVVRIEKMGIPFVQKDIKNGEWSDLKDRHQRANRKGERKEDEIDAKAKALVRKPKKVKPGYKRNMKWEMEKVKKRERRIKARRNNR